A genomic region of Solanum dulcamara chromosome 2, daSolDulc1.2, whole genome shotgun sequence contains the following coding sequences:
- the LOC129881183 gene encoding uncharacterized protein LOC129881183, translating to MPLFKRKPFALVEKPKDLKPNELVFQIRFTKEIFRDYGEYLRRINLYRHRVWTCKLTGKNYLTYEEALVSEKKAAEEVQKFPEELVAPVLRDVQFSMLSLKDLGDAVAQKLQGCLSEGSELYGRKNNHVYSCKIEKVVKDGEKTRYEVAWLDKYESLPENTAIDEEDLIRCKLRFSRAFLKSFIRESTYRSIPWVLHEKLAKKHGIPTDPPDDLKDLFFIQDGVVVINRKRKKNEDREAKENGFQDLCELGREDKLKAQSIRYPIDDLLVQYTESDKQLAEHPPPCREFNIPMECVGDHLMVWDFCTSFGRLLHLSPFSLEDFERAVCQKGSNIVLITECHSALLRFLLKNNSEYFIAVQKKRPKLKITLITWTEYLSDFLELTGIVELSNHVATIKRGHYGLLDIKAKLAILRELVCRVLETEYFKEKLDEEIEKKYALAATRREEILEESRKKREDHLKIQSNGKEATKGCGNSSDTGSDNHFRENGDMPSSNGKQTSESKHSLENSEHELAVSSLKNAKKRKVDIKNATAKMNASDKLIKDEGKETLENRSMDQRAAHKMRKNEIKEHLENRSKEQRKEYLEREIEKRVIRTNPLGKDRDYNRYWFFRRDGRIFVESSDSVEWGYYSSNEELDALIASLNVKGERERALKKQLENLYHKISLELQKRSKEVSQKAATDDADVRRSTRVRAPPRDNPALAFLKYVNKWKED from the exons ATGCCGTTATTTAAAAGAAAGCCATTTGCTTTGGTGGAAAAACCAAAGGATTTGAAGCCTAATGAACTCGTGTTCCAAATTCGTTTTACTAAAGAGATATTTAGGGATTATGG TGAATATCTGAGACGAATAAACCTGTATCGCCATAGGGTGTGGACGTGCAAATTGACAGGAAAGAACTACTTGACGTATGAGGAGGCTTTGGTTTCGGAGAAGAAGGCTGCAGAAGAAGTTCAGAAGTTCCCCGAGGAACTAGTGGCTCCAGTTCTTCGCGATGTCCAATTCA GTATGCTCAGTTTAAAAGATCTTGGGGATGCTGTTGCTCAAAAACTGCAGGGCTGTCTTTCAGAAGGTAGTGAATTATATGGGAGGAAAAACAATCATGTATATTCCTGCAAAATTGAGAAAGTTGTGAAGGATGGTGAGAAAACTCGTTATGAGGTTGCATGGCTAGACAAATATGAAAGTTTGCCTGAGAATACAGCCATCGATGAAGAAGATCTGATTAGGTGCAAACTGCGATTTAGTAGAGCTTTTCTGAAGTCTTTTATCAGAGAATCTACATATCGAAGTATTCCTTGGGTCTtgcatgaaaaattggcaaagaAGCATGGGATTCCAACTGATCCTCCAGATGATCTCAAAGACCTTTTTTTTATACAGGATGGAGTGGTTGTTATAAAtaggaagagaaagaaaaatgaaGATAGA GAGGCTAAAGAGAATGGCTTCCAAGATCTCTGCGAACTAGGAAGAG AAGACAAACTGAAGGCACAGTCCATTAGATATCCAATCGATGATCTTTTGGTGCAATACACAGAGTCCGATAAACAGTTGGCTGAACACCCTCCTCCATGCAGGGAATTTAACATCCCAATGGAATGTGTAGGGGATCATTTGATGGTCTGGGACTTCTGTACCTCATTTGGCAGGTTATTGCACCTGTCACCATTCTCCCTTGAAGATTTTGAAAGGGCTGTCTGTCAAAAAGGCAGCAATATTGTTCTCATAACTGAATGTCATTCAGCCCTTCTTcgctttcttttgaaaaataacAGTGAGTATTTCATAGCTGTACAGAAGAAAAGACCAAAGCTGAAG ATTACTTTAATCACCTGGACAGAGTATTTGTCCGATTTTTTGGAATTGACTGGTATTGTTGAATTGTCTAATCATGTTGCAACAATTAAGAGGGGTCACTACGGCCTTCTAGACATTAAGGCCAAATTGGCAATCTTGCGTGAACTGGTCTGTCGAGTCCTTGAGACAGAGTATTTTAAGGAGAAGTTGGATGAGGAAATTGAAAAGAAGTATGCACTTGCAGCAACAAGGAGAgaggaaattttggaagaatctAGGAAGAAGAGAGAAGACCATTTGAAAATCCAGTCTAATGGGAAGGAAGCAACAAAAGGGTGTGGCAACTCCTCAGATACTGGGAGCGATAACCACTTCAGAGAGAATGGAGATATGCCAAGTAGCAATGGCAAACAGACATCTGAATCAAAACATTCATTAGAAAACAG TGAACATGAGCTAGCAGTCTCCTCATTGAAAAATGCTAAGAAGAGAAAGGTTGACATCAAAAATGCTACAGCAAAGATGAATGCTTCTGATAAATTGATAAAGGATGAAGGGAAGGAAACATTAGAAAACAGGAGTATGGACCAAAGAGCTGCTCACAAAATGCGGAAGAATGAGATAAAGGAGCATCTTGAAAACAGGAGTAAGGAGCAAAGG AAAGAATATCTTGAACGGGAAATAGAGAAAAGAGTAATACGCACCAATCCATTGGGAAAGGACAGAGATTATAATAGATATTGGTTTTTCCGCCGTGATGGAAGAATATTTGTTGAGAGTTCAGATTCCGTCGAGTGGGGCTATTACTCTTCCAATGAAGAG CTTGATGCTCTGATCGCATCACTGAATGTCAAGGGTGAAAGGGAGAGGGCTCTCAAAAAGCAACTCGAAAATCTCTACCACAAAATAAG CTTGGAACTTCAAAAGAGATCGAAGGAGGTGTCCCAGAAGGCAGCAACAGACGATGCTGATGTTCGGAGATCAACACGTGTCCGTGCTCCACCAAGAGATAATCCTGCTCTTGCCTTCTTGAAGTACGTTAACAAGTGGAAAGAAGACTAA
- the LOC129881184 gene encoding uncharacterized protein LOC129881184 — MSFLQFIRSAINGSRSTSSKIALLARSTTPFTNRSFCSRSESEKNSTTPSAASYYHLSGGPTHMRAAVFWEPGKPLTFEDFHMPRPKANEVLIKTKACGVCHSDLHVIKGELPFPSPCVVGHEITGEVVEHGQLSDSKIIERFPVGSQVVGAFIMPCGSCSFCSKGQDDLCEDFFAYNRAKGTLYDGETRLFLRSSGKPVYMYSMGGLAEYCVVPAHALAVLPNSLPYTESAILGCAVFTAYGAMAHAAEVRPGDAIAVIGIGGVGSSCLQIARAFGASEIIAVDVQDEKLQKAKFLGATHCVNASKEDAVKKIKDITGGYGVDVAVEALGRPQTFLQCVQSVRDGGKAVMIGLTLSGAKGEVDINHLVRRQIKVIGSYGARARQDLPKLIKLAESGIFNLTAAVSRTCKFEDAPQAYKDLDQGAIAGRAVVEIM, encoded by the exons ATGTCTTTCCTTCAGTTTATCCGCAGCGCCATTAATGGCAGTCGAAGCACTTCATCAAAGATTGCCCTTTTAGCAAGATCAACAACTCCTTTCACTAATCGATCTTTTTGTTCGAGGTCCGAATCCGAGAAGAATAGTACAACACCATCAGCGGCGTCGTACTACCATCTAAGCGGTGGACCTACTCACATGCGTGCTGCTGTGTTTTGGGAACCAGGCAAACCCCTCACCTTTGAAGACTTCCATATGCCTCGACCTAAAGCTAATGAAGTTCTCATCAAAACTAAAG CCTGTGGAGTCTGCCACTCTGACCTGCATGTAATAAAAGGTGAACTTCCATTCCCTAGTCCTTGTGTTGTGGGGCACGAGATCACTGGTGAAGTGGTTGAACATGGACAGCTCTCAGACAGTAAAATCATAGAAAG GTTTCCTGTGGGATCTCAAGTTGTTGGAGCTTTCATCATGCCTTGTGGTAGCTGTTCCTTCTGCTCTAAG GGTCAAGATGACTTATGTGAGGATTTCTTTGCTTACAACCGAGCGAAGGGAACCCTTTATGATGGGGAAACTCGACTGTTCCTCCGCAGTAGTG GTAAGCCGGTGTATATGTATAGCATGGGAGGTCTAGCTGAATACTGTGTGGTTCCAGCACATGCATTGGCTGTTCTACCAAATTCATTGCCATACACAGAATCTGCCATTTTAGGATGTGCAGTTTTTACTGCCTATGGGGCTATGGCTCATGCTGCTGAGGTGCGCCCAGGTGATGCTATTGCTGTGATTGGTATAGGAGGTGTTGGCTCAAG CTGTCTGCAAATAGCAAGAGCATTTGGGGCATCAGAGATTATTGCAGTAGATGTTCAAGATGAGAAATTGCAGAAAGCTAAATTCCTTGGAGCCACTCATTGTGTAAATGCATCAAAGGAGGATGCAGTGAAGAAAATAAAG GACATCACAGGAGGCTACGGTGTTGACGTAGCTGTTGAAGCTTTGGGGAGACCACAAACATTCTTGCAGTGTGTGCAAAGCGTTCGTGATGGAGGCAAAGCTGTGATGATTGGCCTTACACTATCTGGTGCTAAGGGGGAGGTGGATATAAACCACCTAGTGCGACGACAG ATAAAAGTAATTGGCTCTTATGGAGCCAGAGCAAGACAAGATCTCCCTAAGCTGATTAAACTTGCCGAAAGTGGCATATTTAATCTAACTGCAGCTGTTTCAAGGACCTGCAAATTTGAAGATGCTCCTCAGGCATATAAAGATCTTGATCAGGGAGCCATTGCTGGACGCGCTGTTGTTGAGATAATGTAA
- the LOC129881185 gene encoding serine/threonine-protein kinase SAPK7-like isoform X1, with protein MQNYEVVKELGSGNFGVARLMRHKQTKQLVAMKYIERGRKIDENVAREIINHRSLRHPNIIRFKEVLLTPTHLGIVMEYAAGGELFDRICQAGRFSEPEARYFFQQLISGVHYCHNMQICHRDLKLENTLLDGSPAPRLKICDFGYSKSSVLHSRPKSTVGTPAYIAPEVLSRREYDGKSADVWSCGVTLYVMLVGGYPFEDADDPKNFRKTISRIMGVQYKIPDYVHISHECKHLLSRIFVASPARRITLKDIKNHPWFLKSLPKELTESAQAVYYKRDNPTFSLQSIEEIMKIVTEARNPPPTSRPVPRFGWGTDEEEDGETKEEEEEEDEYEKQVKQVHASGEFHITHDDA; from the exons ATGCAGAATTACGAGGTGGTGAAGGAATTGGGATCTGGTAATTTTGGGGTGGCCAGGCTCATGAGGCACAAACAAACTAAACAGCTTGTTGCCATGAAATACATTGAGCGAGGACGGAAG ATTGATGAGAATGTGGCGAGAGAAATCATAAATCATAGATCATTGAGACATCCAAATATTATTCGTTTCAAAGAGGTGTTATTAACACCAACACACTTGGGGATAGTTATGGAGTATGCAGCAGGTGGTGAGCTCTTTGATCGCATCTGTCAAGCAGGGAGATTCAGTGAACCTGAAGCTCGATACTTCTTTCAACAGTTGATCTCTGGAGTACACTACTGCCACAACatg CAAATATGCCACAGAGATCTGAAATTGGAAAACACACTGTTAGATGGAAGTCCTGCACCTCGTCTTAAAATTTGTGATTTTGGTTACTCCAAG TCTTCTGTGTTGCATTCACGGCCCAAGTCCACTGTTGGAACTCCAGCTTATATTGCACCCGAGGTTCTATCGCGCCGGGAATATGATGGCAAG TCGGCAGATGTATGGTCATGTGGAGTGACTCTATATGTGATGTTGGTGGGAGGATATCCTTTTGAAGATGCAGATGATCCCAAGAATTTCAGAAAAACAATTTCA AGAATAATGGGTGTTCAATACAAAATCCCAGACTACGTGCACATATCTCATGAATGCAAGCACCTTCTTTCTCGCATATTTGTTGCCAGTCCTGCCAGG AGAATCACACTAAAAGATATCAAGAACCACCCATGGTTCTTGAAGAGCTTGCCAAAAGAACTTACAGAATCAGCTCAAGCAGTATATTACAAAAGAGACAATCCAACATTCTCCCTTCAGAGCATTGAGGAGATCATGAAAATAGTAACGGAGGCAAGAAATCCACCACCTACATCAAGGCCTGTTCCGCGATTTGGCTGGGGAACTGACGAAGAAGAAGACGGAGAGaccaaagaagaggaagaagaagaagatgaatatGAAAAACAAGTTAAGCAAGTTCATGCAAGTGGAGAGTTTCATATCACACATGATGATGCTTAA
- the LOC129881185 gene encoding serine/threonine-protein kinase SAPK7-like isoform X2, producing MRHKQTKQLVAMKYIERGRKIDENVAREIINHRSLRHPNIIRFKEVLLTPTHLGIVMEYAAGGELFDRICQAGRFSEPEARYFFQQLISGVHYCHNMQICHRDLKLENTLLDGSPAPRLKICDFGYSKSSVLHSRPKSTVGTPAYIAPEVLSRREYDGKSADVWSCGVTLYVMLVGGYPFEDADDPKNFRKTISRIMGVQYKIPDYVHISHECKHLLSRIFVASPARRITLKDIKNHPWFLKSLPKELTESAQAVYYKRDNPTFSLQSIEEIMKIVTEARNPPPTSRPVPRFGWGTDEEEDGETKEEEEEEDEYEKQVKQVHASGEFHITHDDA from the exons ATGAGGCACAAACAAACTAAACAGCTTGTTGCCATGAAATACATTGAGCGAGGACGGAAG ATTGATGAGAATGTGGCGAGAGAAATCATAAATCATAGATCATTGAGACATCCAAATATTATTCGTTTCAAAGAGGTGTTATTAACACCAACACACTTGGGGATAGTTATGGAGTATGCAGCAGGTGGTGAGCTCTTTGATCGCATCTGTCAAGCAGGGAGATTCAGTGAACCTGAAGCTCGATACTTCTTTCAACAGTTGATCTCTGGAGTACACTACTGCCACAACatg CAAATATGCCACAGAGATCTGAAATTGGAAAACACACTGTTAGATGGAAGTCCTGCACCTCGTCTTAAAATTTGTGATTTTGGTTACTCCAAG TCTTCTGTGTTGCATTCACGGCCCAAGTCCACTGTTGGAACTCCAGCTTATATTGCACCCGAGGTTCTATCGCGCCGGGAATATGATGGCAAG TCGGCAGATGTATGGTCATGTGGAGTGACTCTATATGTGATGTTGGTGGGAGGATATCCTTTTGAAGATGCAGATGATCCCAAGAATTTCAGAAAAACAATTTCA AGAATAATGGGTGTTCAATACAAAATCCCAGACTACGTGCACATATCTCATGAATGCAAGCACCTTCTTTCTCGCATATTTGTTGCCAGTCCTGCCAGG AGAATCACACTAAAAGATATCAAGAACCACCCATGGTTCTTGAAGAGCTTGCCAAAAGAACTTACAGAATCAGCTCAAGCAGTATATTACAAAAGAGACAATCCAACATTCTCCCTTCAGAGCATTGAGGAGATCATGAAAATAGTAACGGAGGCAAGAAATCCACCACCTACATCAAGGCCTGTTCCGCGATTTGGCTGGGGAACTGACGAAGAAGAAGACGGAGAGaccaaagaagaggaagaagaagaagatgaatatGAAAAACAAGTTAAGCAAGTTCATGCAAGTGGAGAGTTTCATATCACACATGATGATGCTTAA
- the LOC129881187 gene encoding protein OPI10 homolog encodes MFGVVFPNRSFPMDISTFAQIDTTHWVLDMNTFVGEAYDSIREVCIFLLNNFTLPPDKALAVYIQSPGSPFLFCGAVTLTRPSAVLSLPWPEPGGQLQLTADATPISAKIGVSVEDLATLPSLDVAAEQKIERLALKVGENLFNFMQSFCGVDGSKLVVPMDILDRWFKKFQERAKRDPEYLKGFAL; translated from the exons ATGTTTGGAGTAGTGTTCCCGAATCGAAGCTTCCCTATGGATATCTCCACCTTTGCTCAAATAGACACCACCCATTGGGTCCTTGACATGAACACCTTTGTTG GGGAAGCATATGATTCAATTCGAGAAGTCTGCATATTCCTCCTCAACAACTTCACGCTGCCACCAGACAAGGCCCTCGCTGTGTATATCCAATCCCCTGGCTCACCTTTCCTCTTTTGTGGTGCAGTCACACTGACTCGACCCTCCGCTGTGCTGTCGCTTCCTTGGCCAGAGCCCGGTGGGCAACTGCAGCTCACTGCTGATGCAACTCCAATCTCTGCCAAGATAGGTGTTTCAGTTGAGGATCTTGCAACACTTCCCTCCCTTGATGTGGCTGCGGAGCAGAAAATTGAGAGGCTGGCACTGAAAGTTGGtgagaatttatttaattttatgcaGTCATTTTGTGGAGTGGATGGCAGTAAGCTGGTGGTGCCTATGGATATATTGGATCGCTGGTTCAAGAAATTCCAGGAACGAGCAAAGCGAGATCCAGAATACTTGAAGGGCTTCGCTTTGTAG